The following DNA comes from Methanosarcina vacuolata Z-761.
TCTTTGATCCTCTCAACGAAATAAATGGAGAAACAATGGATGTTTTTATCAAAGACGGAAAAGTTGTAAGGGAGCTTTCTGCTGCCGAACTGAAAGACGCAAAGGTTATTGATGCCTCTGGTATGACGGTAATGCCCGGAGGAGTTGATTCTCACTCTCACATTGCAGGTGCAAAGGTTAACGCCGGCAGGTCGATGCGTCCAGAAGACCATTATAAATCAAATCTTCAGAAGACTTCACTTACCCATTCAGGCTCAGGTTACACTGTCCCCTCGGTCTATAAACAGGGATACGACTACGCAGCAATGGGTTATACAACTGTCTTTGAAGCTGCCATTCCTCCTCTTGAAGCACGTCACACCCATGAAGAGATGCGTGCTACTCCACTCCTTGATATGGGAGGATATCTGGTACTCGGAAACAACTTTTTTTTGATGCGTTACCTTCGGAACGGGGACATTGAAAAAGCTGCGGCTTATGTAGCCTGGATGATGAAAACCCATAAGACCTATGGAATTAAATGCGTCAATCCTGCAGGAGTAGAAAACTGGGGCTGGGGTAAAAACATCAGCTCGCTCGATGAGGCTAATATCCATTTTGAAATTACCCCAAGAGAAACTATAAAAGGGCTTAGCGAGCTCAATGAGCGCCTGGGAATGCCAGCGCCTATCAACCTGCATGCAAACAACCTGGGACACCCTGGATGCTATGCAATTACTAAGGATTCCCTCAAAATCCCGGATGGGGTAAAGACCAGTCAAAATATGGATGTGAACTGGGCTGAAACAAAAATTAACCCTTTAAGGGACCGTTCCGTATATCTCGCCCATCTTATGTTCAACAGTTTTGCAGGCACCACCTGGGCAGACTGTGAATCTGGAGTAAAGGATATTGCCGACTACATTAACAACAAAGATCACGTAGTGATCGACAGTGGATGCACTCCTTTTGGGGAAGCCACAGTTATGACAGGAGATGGGCCTGCCATTCATGACCTTTACACCCTTACAGGAAACAAATGGTCAAATACGGACGTTGAGATGGAGTGCGGTTCAGGTGTACTCCCTTTTACCTATTCCATGTCCAATCCGGTACATAGCTTGCAGTGGGCGATGGGGCTTGAATGTCTCTTGCTAATCAATGACCCCTGGAAAACAATTATGACCACTGACAGTCCCAATGGTGGGCCGTTTACGAAATATCCTGAGGTTATGACCTGGATCATGTCCGAAGCTTTCAGGAAACAGACTTTCAGTGAATGCCATAAGTGGGCAAACGACAGGAGTGACCTCGGAGGCATAAACCGGGAACTTTCCCTCTATGACCTTGCGATCCTGACAAGAGCAAATCCCGCTAAAACAATTGGCGTGTCCCACAGGAAAGGTTCTCTTGGATTGGGCGCTGATGGAGATGTCACAGTCTATAACATAAATCCACAGCAGCTTGACACAAATAACTATGAGGCTCTACTTCAGGCTTTCAGGAAGGCCGAATACACCGTAAAGGGTGGCGAAATTGTAGCTGTCAAGGGTGATATTGTTTCCGTACCTGAAAAGCGGACTTATTATTCTGAAGTACATGTAGAAGACGAGCGAGAAAAGGAAATGCTGGCCGATGTGAAGGAGTGGTTCAGGTACTACACCCTGGGCTTTGCCAACTATCCAACTCCAGAAAAGTATCTGAAAAATCCGACTCCCATACAGATTAATGTTGTGAGGTGAGGTAATGACAGAGGGAGTTCTTATTAATAAAAATGAAAGTGATAGTAAACTCGAAGCAGTTATAAAGCCTGCATCATCTGCCGGTAAAAGTGTCGAAGAAATGGGAGAAGTACTGCTTATTCCTAAAAAAGCTATTGACATTAAACTGGAAGCCGATGTTATAACTCCTGATGCCTTTGCAGGCAAAAGTGCCGAAGAAATTGGAAACCTGGCAATCTGGCAGGGGCCAAAGACCTATCCTCTCTCCGAATTTTTTGAAGTGATAGGCAATGCAGGTAGCTCTGCAGCTGAGACTCTGATCCGCATAAAAGGTGACGTAATGAGAGTAAAAAGGATAGGTGAAGGCATGAGTGCAGGAAAAATCGAAATTGAAGGTTCTGCAGGCATGCATGTAGGCACCGGGATGAAAGGGGGAGAGATCGTCGTTTACGGAGACGCAGATTCCTGGGCAGGTATGGAAATGACAGGCGGACTCCTGAACATAAAAGGCAACGCAGGAGACCATGTGGGCTGCGCTTACAGAGGTAAATGGCATGGAATGAAAGGTGGACGCATTGTTATTGAAGGTTCGGCGCGCCACCAGCTCGGAGGCGGCATGGACGGAGGCGAAATCCTGGTAGAAGGCAATGTTGAAAGCTTCTGCGGAATCCGTCAGAACGGCGGGCTAATCTTCGTAAAAGGCAACGCTCTTCGTGGAGTCGGTGCTGAAATGGCAGGAGGCATCATAGTAATTGGGGGCAAAATCGAGCGCTTCTCCCCGGGTTTCGAATTTGTATCCATGGAAAACAGCGTCACATCCGGAGAGGTTGAACTAATAGGCGAATTCAAGAAATTCACAGGGGACTATGCGATCAGCAAGCGGGCAAAAGGAGCGCTTTACGTGGTTGCAGACGCAAACCCGGAGCTTTGAGGTGAGAAGCATGGAAGTATTACTCCTTACTGGAAGTACAATTGAAGAAGGCAGGCTTGCAAAAGGAGGGGACAAGTTTACGGATGAGTATACTCTGGAGTGCGCATCGTGCTGGATTTCTCCTGTGGATTTTGAATCGCTTTGCTCTCCTTCTAAAGTAAAAGTAACAAGCGAGAATGGAAAATATTCGATTGTAGTTTATACAAAATGTACAGATGCAGTCCAGCCAGGGCAGGTGTTTATGCCAAGGGCTATCTGGTCGAATGTTGTTATCGATCCCGATACCCTTTCTACGGGTTCCCCACTTTATAAGGGTGCCCCGGTAACGATTGAACCCACTGAAGAAGAGGTCCTTAGCGCCGAAGAGATAGTATTGAAAGTTTATATCGGGGGGCGGGGAGTATGATTTACAAAAACATAATATGTCCGGTCTGCGGGGCAGCCTGTGACGATATCCAGGTTGAACTCGGAGACGGAAAGATTGAAGCTAAAAACGCATGTAAGATGGGAAATGCCAAATTTCAGGAAATTGTAAGTTCCCACAGGATTATGCAGCCTCTTATAAAAGTTGAGGGAAAACTGGCCCCTGCCGCCTGGGATGAAGCTCTTGAGAAAACTGTCGATATCCTTGTTTCGGCAAAGCGTCCCCTGTTTTTCATGGGCAGTGAAACCTCCTGTGAAGCACATGAAATCGGGCTCAAGATAGGAGAATACCTTGGTGCGATTGTTGATTCTAATTCTACTGTCTGCCACGGGCCAACAGCTATGGGAATTCAGGAAGCCGGAAAAGTCGGTGCAACAGAAGGACAGAAGAAAAACAGAGGAGACCTCATAGTCTACTGGGGAACCAATCCTCTTGAATCCATGCCGAGACAGATGTCGAGGTACGCGGTTTTCCCGAGAGGTTACTGGACAAAACGCGGACGTTTCGACAGGACAGTTATTACTGTAGACCCGAGAAAAACCCCAACCACTGAAGCTTCTGATCTGCATGTTCAGCTCAAACCTAACTCGGATTTTGAACTGATAAGTGCACTTCTGACCCTGCTCCACGGAAAAACTCCCCATCCCTCAGTAGAAGAGATTACTGGAGTTCCCATCCCTGTTATGGAAGAGATGCTCGATATGATGAAGAACTGTACCTTCGGAGCCATCTCAGTGGGCCTCGGGCTTGCTTCTTCAATGGGGAAGTACAGAAACTCCGAGATTGCCATGAATTTCGTAAAGGAACTGAACAACTATGCCAAGTTCACCCTTGGAGCTCTCCGTGGCCACTGCAACGTGGCAGGCTTTAATCAGGTGGCTGCCTACATGTACGGCTACCCCTTCGGGATTGACTTCATGCGCGGGCACCCGCGTTATAACCCCGGAGAATTCACAACAGTAGACGTGCTTCGAGAAAAAGATGTTGACGCAGCTTTCGTTATGTGTGCTGACCTTGTGTCTCATATCCCTGCAGATTGTGCGGCTTACCTTGCCAAAATTCCAATGGTCTGTCTGGACATTGCTCCCTGCCCGACAGTATCTGCTTCGGATGTCGTACTTCCTGGAGTCATTGATGCTATGGAATGTGAAGGAACCTTCTACAGGCTTGACGATGTGCCAGTATATTTTGAACCTTTCACGAGTTCACCTTTCGAGTTCACGAAGAGCAATGAAGACACTTTAAAACAGCTCTTTGAGAAGATTAGAAAAAAAAGAGGTCAGGATATTCCTTTTCCTTCTCTAAATAAGGAACACGAAAACCTAACACCTGAAAATTTGCCTTGATTTTCGGAGCTCTACAAGTAAGCAATTCGAAGTTATGCAATTGAGGACACAAAACCAAGTGCAGTCTATGTTAATCTGATAGACTTGATTTACTCGTTCAATGATTAAAGAACATTGATTTTAGTCCAACTGTATTTTAGTCCAACTGAATTTTAGTCCAACTGAATTTTAGTCCAACTGCGTAAGTCTTAAACAAGCTATGAGCTTATCCCAAAACCAATTTTACTCTCAAATTAGTAAAGTTTCGAATGATTTTCATGATAAGAAACTTGATAGATTATTTGGAATCCAAAATTCTAAGAAATAATTTTGAGTCTTGGGATTAGTTTTAAGATAAAAATCAAGGGTTTGGATAAGAGTTTGGACAAGGGTTTGGACAAGGGTTTGGACAAGGACTTGGAGAAAAAAAATTAATCCTTATAAAAATTAGTCATTCTCCTGGATAAAAAATTAAAAAGGGATTTTCAGAATTTTTCATTGCTCAGAAAGAAATTGAAAATCTCCGGAAGTCCCAGATTAAATTTACATTTTTGATAACTTGAAGCTTCAAGAATCTGCTGCTGTATATAGTATAGCGAATTCAGAAGGGTATCACTGTCTTCAGAATTCATATCTCCGGCATAAGGGTGGATATTTTCTTCAAGGGCATTTAGAAGCCCTGGATCAAGGTCGTTTACGAAGTAAGTATCCAGAACCAGAAGGTTTGAAATCTGCTCGTAGAAAGCTATAAGTTTCCGAAG
Coding sequences within:
- a CDS encoding formylmethanofuran dehydrogenase subunit A, which gives rise to MAGTIAIKNGYVFDPLNEINGETMDVFIKDGKVVRELSAAELKDAKVIDASGMTVMPGGVDSHSHIAGAKVNAGRSMRPEDHYKSNLQKTSLTHSGSGYTVPSVYKQGYDYAAMGYTTVFEAAIPPLEARHTHEEMRATPLLDMGGYLVLGNNFFLMRYLRNGDIEKAAAYVAWMMKTHKTYGIKCVNPAGVENWGWGKNISSLDEANIHFEITPRETIKGLSELNERLGMPAPINLHANNLGHPGCYAITKDSLKIPDGVKTSQNMDVNWAETKINPLRDRSVYLAHLMFNSFAGTTWADCESGVKDIADYINNKDHVVIDSGCTPFGEATVMTGDGPAIHDLYTLTGNKWSNTDVEMECGSGVLPFTYSMSNPVHSLQWAMGLECLLLINDPWKTIMTTDSPNGGPFTKYPEVMTWIMSEAFRKQTFSECHKWANDRSDLGGINRELSLYDLAILTRANPAKTIGVSHRKGSLGLGADGDVTVYNINPQQLDTNNYEALLQAFRKAEYTVKGGEIVAVKGDIVSVPEKRTYYSEVHVEDEREKEMLADVKEWFRYYTLGFANYPTPEKYLKNPTPIQINVVR
- a CDS encoding formylmethanofuran dehydrogenase subunit C; this translates as MTEGVLINKNESDSKLEAVIKPASSAGKSVEEMGEVLLIPKKAIDIKLEADVITPDAFAGKSAEEIGNLAIWQGPKTYPLSEFFEVIGNAGSSAAETLIRIKGDVMRVKRIGEGMSAGKIEIEGSAGMHVGTGMKGGEIVVYGDADSWAGMEMTGGLLNIKGNAGDHVGCAYRGKWHGMKGGRIVIEGSARHQLGGGMDGGEILVEGNVESFCGIRQNGGLIFVKGNALRGVGAEMAGGIIVIGGKIERFSPGFEFVSMENSVTSGEVELIGEFKKFTGDYAISKRAKGALYVVADANPEL
- a CDS encoding molybdopterin dinucleotide binding domain-containing protein, encoding MEVLLLTGSTIEEGRLAKGGDKFTDEYTLECASCWISPVDFESLCSPSKVKVTSENGKYSIVVYTKCTDAVQPGQVFMPRAIWSNVVIDPDTLSTGSPLYKGAPVTIEPTEEEVLSAEEIVLKVYIGGRGV
- a CDS encoding formylmethanofuran dehydrogenase subunit B, which gives rise to MIYKNIICPVCGAACDDIQVELGDGKIEAKNACKMGNAKFQEIVSSHRIMQPLIKVEGKLAPAAWDEALEKTVDILVSAKRPLFFMGSETSCEAHEIGLKIGEYLGAIVDSNSTVCHGPTAMGIQEAGKVGATEGQKKNRGDLIVYWGTNPLESMPRQMSRYAVFPRGYWTKRGRFDRTVITVDPRKTPTTEASDLHVQLKPNSDFELISALLTLLHGKTPHPSVEEITGVPIPVMEEMLDMMKNCTFGAISVGLGLASSMGKYRNSEIAMNFVKELNNYAKFTLGALRGHCNVAGFNQVAAYMYGYPFGIDFMRGHPRYNPGEFTTVDVLREKDVDAAFVMCADLVSHIPADCAAYLAKIPMVCLDIAPCPTVSASDVVLPGVIDAMECEGTFYRLDDVPVYFEPFTSSPFEFTKSNEDTLKQLFEKIRKKRGQDIPFPSLNKEHENLTPENLP